The Streptomyces kanamyceticus DNA segment GGCGCTCTTGCCCTCGGCCTCGGGATGTCCATGGCATCCTCGGCGACCGCCTCCCCGGCGGCCGTCAAGGACCCCTGCGGATACTTCGCGACCGCCAGCGACGCCTACTACAACCACTGCACGAGCGACGGTTCGCACATCGTGATCGAGATCGACGACTGGGGCCCGAACTCCGAGCAGTGCGTGGGCCCCGGCGTGACCTGGATCGGCTCGGCATCGGACGTGAGCGGCGCCTG contains these protein-coding regions:
- a CDS encoding DUF6355 family natural product biosynthesis protein: MRVRRSLPALIGALALGLGMSMASSATASPAAVKDPCGYFATASDAYYNHCTSDGSHIVIEIDDWGPNSEQCVGPGVTWIGSASDVSGAWYTGRLC